The proteins below come from a single Anolis sagrei isolate rAnoSag1 chromosome 8, rAnoSag1.mat, whole genome shotgun sequence genomic window:
- the SNAI3 gene encoding zinc finger protein SNAI3, protein MPRSFLVKKPSSTKVPNYGQLETRHRESHGLSPLWREVASPFLTQDVSISPATAPCKADSPWDRSSVIACLSPPQSMETKGEPGLDPQVGIMEGTEGKFVATRLRDHQDNLTLPHRRTPNVGSPAEGDGSVHLGEPGTATEPRSPFECPDCCKVYGTFGGLSRHRQQHCKTLAAAAARRYFSCKSCDKEYASLGALKMHIRTHTLPCVCKICGKAFSRPWLLQGHIRTHTGEKPYACSHCSRAFADRSNLRAHLQTHSEVKKYQCASCLKTFSRMSLLLRHEEAACCLQTT, encoded by the exons ATGCCAAGGTCCTTCCTGGTCAAGAAGCCTTCCAGCACCAAAGTGCCCAACTATGGGCAGCTGGAGACCCGCCACCGAG AATCCCATGGATTGTCTCCATTGTGGAGggaggtggcatctcctttcctcaCTCAGGATGTTTCCATATCTCCAGCGACAGCACCTTGCAAGGCAGATAGTCCATGGGATCGCAGCTCGGTCATCGCTTGCCTGTCTCCTCCACAAAGCATGGAGACAAAAGGGGAGCCTGGTTTGGACCCCCAAGTTGGCATCATGGAAGGCACAGAAGGCAAGTTTGTGGCCACCCGTCTCAGGGACCACCAGGACAACCTCACCCTGCCCCACAGGAGGACTCCCAATGTAGGCAGCCCGGCGGAAGGAGACGGCAGCGTCCATTTGGGGGAACCAGGGACAGCCACTGAACCCCGGAGTCCTTTTGAATGTCCGGACTGTTGCAAGGTTTATGGCACTTTCGGAGGCCTGTCGCGGCACAGGCAGCAGCACTGCAAGACATTGGCGGCTGCGGCAGCCAGGAGGTATTTCAGCTGCAAGTCCTGCGACAAGGAATACGCCAGTTTGGGTGCCCTGAAGATGCACATCCGGACCCACACCTTGCCCTGTGTCTGCAAGATCTGCGGGAAAGCCTTCTCCCGGCCTTGGCTGCTACAGGGACACATCCGGACCCACACAG GGGAGAAGCCCTACGCCTGCTCCCACTGCAGCCGTGCTTTTGCCGACCGCTCCAACCTGCGCGCTCACCTGCAAACCCATTCCGAGGTCAAGAAGTACCAGTGCGCCTCTTGCCTGAAGACCTTCTCCCGGATGTCCCTGCTCTTGCGGCACGAGGAGGCCGCCTGCTGCCTTCAAACCACCTGA